In Magnetospirillum sp. 15-1, one DNA window encodes the following:
- a CDS encoding recombinase family protein, with the protein MIVGYFRRIDGGEEAAPTAVLRAERCLRIESDGVGRQTARTQLIAGLSNGDVLVSPSIAHLAPSIVEVLRVSRHVHGRGATLRLVLEKIDTSVPAARNVLAAFAEFESRLQADRRNAGLYEAALSGVRPGRPRKLDPARIGLIAGELAAGRTAASIARELGVHPTTVTRLARLAPTGDDGLD; encoded by the coding sequence ATGATTGTCGGCTATTTCCGCAGGATCGACGGCGGCGAGGAGGCGGCGCCCACCGCCGTACTGCGCGCCGAGCGCTGCCTGCGCATCGAATCGGACGGGGTCGGCCGCCAGACGGCCCGGACCCAACTGATCGCCGGCCTGAGCAACGGCGACGTACTGGTGTCGCCGTCCATCGCCCATCTGGCGCCGTCCATCGTCGAAGTGCTGCGGGTATCCCGCCACGTCCATGGTCGCGGCGCCACCCTGCGGCTGGTGCTGGAAAAGATCGACACCTCGGTTCCGGCGGCGCGCAACGTGCTGGCCGCCTTCGCCGAATTCGAAAGCCGGCTTCAGGCCGACCGCCGCAACGCCGGCCTCTATGAAGCGGCCCTGTCGGGGGTGAGACCCGGCCGTCCGCGCAAGCTGGACCCGGCCCGCATCGGGCTGATCGCCGGCGAGCTGGCCGCCGGGCGCACCGCCGCCTCCATCGCCCGCGAACTGGGGGTGCACCCGACCACCGTGACGCGTCTGGCGCGTCTCGCCCCGACCGGGGACGACGGGCTGGACTGA
- a CDS encoding efflux RND transporter permease subunit produces the protein MDGGFSAIFIRRPVATLLLALGLFLTGMVAFDRLPVAPLPKVDFPTISVSAKLPGADPATMAATVAAPLERRLGEIPGVSEMTSTSSQGSTSITVQFDLDRSINGAAHDVQAAINAAASDLAVDLPSPPTYRKINPAESPILILAVTSDSLPSAKVFDAADAILASRISQVDGVAQVSLSGAEKPAVRVRVNPGQLAAMGVGLEDVRTALANANVNMPKGFLDGADEAMSINANDQLFTASAYAPLIVKAANGAIVRLSAVASVVDSVENTRLGGWFNRDKGVLIIISKQPGANVVETVERIKEILPQLRRWMPAGTTVSVVSDRTINIRGNLEDVETTLAISIGLVVLVVYMTLGRMTPTLAASVTVPLSLAATFAFMWLVGYSLNNISLMAVTISVGFVVDDAIVMIENITRHMEKGEGPLEAAVKGAKEIVFTVVSITLSLVAVFIPLLFMGGVLGRLFREFAVTLSVAIVVSAVVSLTVTPTLFGHLMVRAKPRPLSGPAKLGDAAMVWLERAYERTLARALAHRRLMLAVTLGTVALTVFLYGQVAKGFFPPQDTGLVFASVEGRVDISFRTIVERQQKAAEVVLSDPAVEGLGSFVGSGGGPGGGGNTGRMFISLKPLGERKESAQDVINRLRPKLARVEGVSVFLMAGQDIRIGGRMGKAQFQFVLFSESLDELREWTPKLVERLKAEPGLVDVSSDQDAAIPQAQVVVDRDAAARLGVSMTDVDQVLQDAFAQRQVSTIYTQRNQYKVVLEVDPRFQEDPSSLHLLWVKSKDGRQVPLDALAHFESSTAPVSVAHQGQFPAATLTFNLAPGVPLGEAALRLQSAAREIHLPAGVRWEFAGNAKVFTESLRDQPVLILAALLAIYIVLGVLYESLLHPITIISTLPSAGIGALLALMGTNTELTLISVIGVFLLMGIVKKNGILMVDFAIEAERKGAAPLDAILDACRTRFRPIIMTTLTALLGAVPLALASGPGGALRRPLGIAIVGGLLLSQLLTLYTTPVVYLWLARLKAWRKGSRTGAAA, from the coding sequence ATGGACGGCGGCTTTTCCGCCATCTTCATCCGCCGGCCGGTGGCGACCCTGCTGCTGGCCCTGGGATTGTTCCTCACCGGCATGGTGGCCTTCGACCGGCTGCCGGTGGCGCCGCTGCCCAAGGTGGATTTCCCCACCATCTCGGTATCGGCCAAGCTGCCCGGCGCCGACCCCGCCACCATGGCCGCCACGGTGGCCGCCCCGCTGGAGCGCCGCCTGGGCGAGATTCCCGGCGTATCCGAGATGACGTCGACCAGCAGCCAGGGCTCGACCTCCATCACCGTGCAGTTCGACCTGGACCGTTCCATCAACGGCGCCGCCCACGACGTGCAGGCGGCCATCAACGCCGCCGCCTCGGACCTGGCCGTCGACCTGCCGTCGCCGCCCACCTACCGCAAGATCAATCCGGCGGAATCGCCCATCCTGATCCTGGCGGTGACCTCGGATTCGCTCCCCTCGGCCAAGGTGTTCGACGCCGCCGACGCCATCCTGGCCAGCCGCATCTCCCAGGTGGACGGCGTGGCCCAGGTGTCGCTGTCGGGCGCCGAGAAGCCCGCCGTGCGGGTTCGGGTCAATCCCGGCCAGCTGGCGGCCATGGGGGTGGGGCTCGAGGACGTGCGCACCGCCCTGGCCAACGCCAACGTCAACATGCCCAAGGGCTTCCTGGACGGCGCCGACGAGGCCATGAGCATCAACGCCAACGACCAGTTGTTCACCGCCAGCGCCTATGCCCCGCTGATCGTCAAGGCGGCCAACGGCGCCATCGTGCGGCTGTCGGCGGTGGCCTCGGTGGTGGATTCGGTGGAGAACACCCGCCTGGGCGGCTGGTTCAACCGCGACAAGGGCGTGCTGATCATTATCAGCAAGCAGCCGGGCGCCAACGTGGTCGAGACGGTGGAGCGCATCAAGGAGATCCTGCCGCAGTTGCGCCGCTGGATGCCGGCCGGCACCACGGTCTCGGTGGTCTCCGACCGCACCATCAACATCCGGGGCAATCTCGAGGACGTGGAGACCACGCTGGCCATCTCCATCGGGCTGGTGGTGCTGGTGGTCTACATGACCCTGGGACGGATGACCCCGACCCTGGCCGCCTCGGTGACGGTGCCGCTGTCGCTGGCCGCCACCTTCGCCTTCATGTGGCTGGTGGGCTATTCGCTCAACAACATCTCGCTGATGGCGGTGACCATTTCGGTGGGCTTCGTGGTCGACGACGCCATCGTGATGATCGAGAACATCACCCGGCACATGGAGAAGGGCGAGGGACCGCTGGAAGCGGCGGTCAAGGGGGCCAAGGAGATCGTCTTCACCGTGGTCTCCATCACGCTCTCGCTGGTGGCGGTGTTCATTCCGCTGCTGTTCATGGGCGGCGTCCTGGGGCGTCTGTTCCGTGAATTCGCCGTGACGCTCTCGGTGGCCATCGTCGTCTCGGCGGTGGTATCGCTGACCGTCACTCCCACCCTGTTCGGCCACCTGATGGTGCGCGCCAAGCCGCGTCCGCTGTCCGGCCCCGCCAAGCTGGGGGATGCGGCCATGGTGTGGCTGGAGCGGGCCTATGAACGCACCCTGGCGCGGGCCCTGGCCCATCGCCGCCTGATGCTGGCGGTGACCCTGGGGACGGTGGCGCTTACCGTGTTCCTCTATGGTCAGGTGGCCAAGGGCTTCTTTCCGCCCCAGGATACCGGTCTGGTGTTCGCCAGCGTCGAGGGCCGGGTCGACATCTCGTTCCGCACCATCGTCGAGCGCCAGCAGAAGGCGGCCGAGGTGGTGCTGTCCGACCCGGCGGTGGAAGGCCTGGGCTCGTTCGTCGGCTCGGGCGGCGGTCCCGGCGGCGGCGGCAATACCGGGCGCATGTTCATCAGCCTGAAGCCCCTGGGCGAGCGCAAGGAATCCGCCCAGGACGTCATCAACCGCCTGCGGCCCAAGCTGGCCCGGGTCGAGGGCGTCTCGGTGTTCCTGATGGCGGGCCAGGACATCCGTATCGGCGGGCGCATGGGCAAGGCCCAGTTCCAGTTCGTGCTGTTCAGCGAATCGCTGGATGAGCTGCGGGAATGGACGCCCAAGCTGGTGGAGCGCCTCAAGGCCGAGCCGGGCCTCGTCGATGTTTCCTCGGACCAGGACGCCGCCATTCCCCAGGCCCAGGTGGTGGTGGACCGCGATGCCGCCGCCCGGCTGGGCGTGTCCATGACCGATGTGGATCAGGTGCTGCAGGACGCCTTCGCCCAGCGGCAGGTGTCGACCATCTATACCCAGCGCAACCAGTACAAGGTGGTGCTCGAGGTGGACCCGCGCTTCCAGGAGGACCCGTCGTCCCTGCATCTGCTGTGGGTCAAGTCCAAGGACGGCCGCCAGGTACCGCTGGACGCCCTGGCCCATTTCGAGTCCTCCACCGCCCCGGTTTCGGTGGCCCACCAGGGCCAGTTCCCGGCGGCGACGCTGACCTTCAACCTCGCCCCCGGCGTTCCGCTGGGCGAGGCGGCGCTCCGCCTGCAATCGGCGGCGCGCGAGATTCACCTGCCGGCCGGCGTGCGCTGGGAATTCGCCGGCAACGCCAAGGTGTTCACCGAATCCCTCAGGGATCAGCCGGTGCTGATCCTCGCCGCCCTGCTGGCCATCTACATCGTGCTGGGCGTGCTGTACGAAAGCCTGCTGCACCCCATCACCATCATCTCGACCCTGCCCTCGGCGGGAATCGGAGCGCTGCTGGCCCTGATGGGCACCAACACCGAACTGACGCTGATCAGCGTCATCGGCGTGTTCCTGCTGATGGGCATCGTCAAGAAGAACGGCATCCTGATGGTGGATTTCGCCATCGAGGCCGAGCGCAAGGGCGCCGCGCCGCTGGACGCCATCCTGGACGCCTGCCGCACCCGCTTCCGTCCCATCATCATGACCACGCTGACCGCCCTGCTGGGCGCCGTGCCCCTGGCCCTGGCCTCGGGACCGGGCGGGGCGCTGCGCCGGCCGTTGGGCATCGCCATCGTCGGCGGGCTGCTGCTGTCGCAACTGCTCACCCTTTACACCACGCCGGTGGTCTATCTGTGGCTGGCGCGCCTCAAGGCATGGCGCAAGGGTTCGAGGACGGGGGCGGCCGCATGA
- a CDS encoding multidrug efflux RND transporter permease subunit, whose amino-acid sequence MNVSAPFIRRPVATWLLAFAVVLAGILGFRMLPVSALPQVDFPTIQVTTQLPGASAETVATLITTPLERQFGLIPGLAVMTSTSSQGTSALTLQFDLGKSIDVASEEVQAAIDAARGVLPTGLPYPPVYSKVNPADPPIMTLALTSDSLPITRLNDVADTLLAQKLSQISGVGRVLIEGGQRPAVRVRMDPARLAAYGLSLEDVRTALSKANVDMPKGSFDGVAQALSIGANDQISDPMAYPAQVVAWKNGAPVRVADLGDVVEGVENSRVAGWFDGKPAVILNIQRQPGANIVATVDRLQAKLPELTRAVPTGVKVSVLADRTETIRASVADVEFTLVLTVILVIGVIWAFLRSVRATLIPAVALPLSLIGTFGVMALSGFSLDNLSLMALTISAGFVVDDAIVMIENIVRYIEKGMKPLDAALAGSKEIGFTIVSLTVSLVAVFIPLLFMTGIVGRLFREFALTLTVAVVVSAVVSLTLTPMMCGHLLKGGHEEAKSGRFFEALRDVYARTLDWVLGRQVLTLWVAFATLVLTVGLYVFMPKGFLPSQDTGLIVATTDARADVSFSTMMDMQRRVSEAVRTDPDVTAVASFIGAGPINPTANTGQMTIVLKPRKQRSASAEAVIARLAEKVAPVAGMEVHFRPAQDIQISHRTSRTQYQYTLTDIDAVELAYWVPQVLERLKASPLLTDVATDSQEGGLQADIRIDRDKAARLGVLPQAIDDTLYDAYGQRQISTIYSQVNQYKVVLEVTPEYQSGPEALGALYVRSSTNALVPLSAVASVTRARVPLLITHQGQFPAVTISFNLAPGVALGAATDAIDSIQRDMGMPETITGDYSGDAAEFRRSLESQPWLILAAMVVIYIVLGVLYESTIHPVTIMSTLPSAGIGALLALLGTGHDLSLVGLIGIVLLMGIVKKNAIMMIDFALEAERHEGKSPRDAIVQASLLRFRPIMMTTMAALLGAIPLAIDNGTGAELRRPLGIAIVGGLVLSQLITLYTTPVIYLAFERLKRRFAPAPAPAE is encoded by the coding sequence ATGAACGTCTCGGCGCCCTTCATCCGCCGCCCCGTCGCCACCTGGCTGCTGGCCTTCGCGGTGGTGCTGGCCGGTATCCTGGGTTTCCGCATGCTGCCGGTCTCGGCGCTGCCCCAGGTGGACTTCCCCACCATCCAGGTGACCACCCAACTGCCCGGCGCCAGCGCCGAGACGGTGGCTACCCTGATCACCACGCCGCTGGAACGCCAGTTCGGACTGATTCCCGGTCTGGCGGTGATGACCTCGACCTCGTCCCAGGGCACCAGCGCGCTGACCCTGCAATTCGACCTGGGCAAGAGCATCGACGTGGCGTCGGAGGAGGTGCAGGCGGCCATCGACGCGGCGCGTGGCGTGCTGCCCACCGGGCTGCCCTATCCCCCGGTCTATTCCAAGGTCAATCCGGCCGATCCGCCGATCATGACCCTGGCGCTGACCTCGGACTCCCTGCCCATCACCCGGCTCAACGACGTGGCCGATACCCTGCTGGCCCAGAAGCTCAGCCAGATCAGCGGAGTAGGGCGCGTGCTGATCGAGGGCGGCCAGCGTCCGGCGGTGCGCGTGCGCATGGACCCGGCCCGCCTCGCCGCCTACGGCCTGTCGCTCGAGGATGTGCGCACGGCGCTGTCCAAGGCCAACGTCGACATGCCCAAGGGCAGCTTCGACGGTGTCGCCCAGGCCCTGTCCATCGGCGCCAACGACCAGATTTCCGATCCCATGGCCTATCCCGCCCAGGTGGTGGCGTGGAAGAACGGCGCCCCGGTACGCGTCGCCGATCTGGGCGATGTGGTGGAGGGTGTCGAGAATTCCCGCGTCGCCGGCTGGTTCGACGGCAAGCCGGCGGTGATCCTCAATATCCAGCGCCAGCCGGGCGCCAATATCGTCGCCACCGTCGACCGGCTGCAGGCCAAGCTGCCCGAGCTGACCCGCGCCGTACCCACCGGCGTCAAGGTTTCGGTCCTGGCCGACCGGACCGAGACCATCCGCGCCTCGGTGGCCGATGTCGAGTTCACCCTGGTGCTCACCGTCATCCTGGTGATTGGGGTGATCTGGGCCTTCCTGCGCTCGGTCCGCGCCACCCTGATTCCGGCGGTGGCCCTGCCGCTGTCGCTGATCGGCACCTTCGGGGTGATGGCGCTGTCCGGTTTCAGCCTGGATAATCTGTCGCTGATGGCGCTGACCATCTCGGCCGGCTTCGTGGTCGACGACGCCATCGTGATGATCGAGAACATCGTCCGCTACATCGAGAAGGGCATGAAGCCCCTGGACGCCGCCCTGGCCGGGTCCAAGGAGATCGGCTTCACCATCGTGTCGCTGACCGTCTCGCTGGTGGCGGTGTTCATTCCCCTGCTGTTCATGACCGGCATCGTGGGAAGGCTGTTCCGCGAATTCGCCCTGACCCTCACCGTCGCCGTGGTGGTGTCGGCGGTGGTGTCCCTGACGCTGACCCCCATGATGTGCGGCCATCTCTTGAAGGGCGGGCACGAGGAGGCCAAATCGGGGCGCTTCTTCGAGGCGCTGCGCGACGTTTACGCCCGCACGCTGGACTGGGTGCTGGGCCGGCAGGTCCTTACCCTGTGGGTGGCCTTCGCCACCCTGGTGCTGACCGTCGGTCTCTATGTCTTCATGCCCAAGGGTTTCCTGCCTTCCCAGGATACCGGGCTGATCGTCGCCACCACCGACGCCCGCGCCGACGTGTCGTTCTCCACCATGATGGACATGCAGCGCCGGGTGTCCGAGGCGGTGCGCACCGATCCGGACGTCACGGCGGTGGCCTCGTTCATCGGGGCGGGACCCATCAACCCCACCGCCAATACCGGCCAGATGACCATCGTGTTGAAGCCCAGGAAGCAGCGCTCCGCCTCGGCCGAGGCGGTGATCGCCCGGCTGGCCGAGAAGGTGGCGCCGGTGGCGGGCATGGAGGTGCATTTCCGCCCCGCCCAGGACATCCAGATCAGCCATCGCACCAGCCGCACCCAGTACCAGTACACCCTGACCGACATCGACGCCGTCGAGCTGGCCTATTGGGTGCCGCAGGTGCTGGAGCGGCTCAAGGCCTCGCCGCTGCTGACGGACGTCGCCACCGATTCCCAGGAAGGCGGGCTGCAGGCCGATATCCGCATCGACCGCGACAAGGCGGCCCGCCTCGGCGTGCTGCCCCAGGCCATCGACGATACCCTTTATGACGCCTACGGCCAGCGGCAGATTTCCACCATCTATTCCCAGGTCAACCAGTACAAGGTGGTCCTCGAGGTGACGCCCGAGTATCAGAGCGGGCCGGAGGCGCTGGGCGCGCTGTATGTCCGCTCCTCCACCAATGCCCTGGTGCCGCTGTCGGCGGTGGCCTCGGTGACCCGGGCGCGGGTGCCGCTGCTCATCACCCATCAGGGCCAGTTCCCGGCGGTGACCATCAGCTTCAACCTGGCCCCCGGCGTGGCGCTCGGCGCCGCCACCGACGCCATCGATTCCATCCAGCGCGACATGGGCATGCCCGAGACCATCACCGGCGATTATTCCGGCGATGCCGCCGAGTTCCGCCGCTCGCTGGAAAGCCAGCCCTGGCTGATCCTGGCGGCCATGGTGGTGATCTACATCGTGCTGGGCGTGCTGTACGAGAGCACCATCCACCCGGTGACCATCATGTCCACCCTGCCGTCGGCGGGCATCGGGGCGCTGCTGGCGCTGCTGGGCACCGGCCATGACCTGTCGCTGGTCGGCCTGATCGGCATCGTGCTGCTGATGGGTATCGTCAAGAAGAACGCCATCATGATGATCGACTTCGCCCTCGAGGCGGAGCGGCACGAGGGCAAGAGCCCCAGGGACGCCATCGTCCAGGCCAGCCTCCTGCGTTTCCGTCCCATCATGATGACCACCATGGCGGCGCTGCTGGGCGCCATTCCGCTGGCCATCGACAACGGCACCGGCGCCGAGCTGCGGCGGCCGCTGGGCATCGCCATCGTCGGCGGCCTGGTGCTCAGCCAGTTGATCACGCTTTATACCACGCCGGTGATCTACCTGGCCTTCGAGCGGCTGAAGCGGCGTTTCGCCCCCGCTCCGGCTCCGGCGGAGTAG
- a CDS encoding efflux RND transporter periplasmic adaptor subunit, with translation MSSFDLKNPVWRKRAVIVGGLAVAAGLGLALWPQAQPAKTNGRPGGPDGRPVAVVVASAARRDMPIYLDAIGTVQAYNTVTVRSRVDGELVEVLFREGQDVYVGDVLAQIDPRTYRAQYEQALATRDKDTAQLEAARRDLARYVGLGDRVSGQSVDTQRALVRQLEATVRADEAAASNAKTMLSYTVIAAPIEGRTGMRLVDRGNIVRASDATGLVTLTQVQPIAVVFTLPQQSLAAVNDRLRQDGKLQVTALQPETRVLADTGELELVDNQIDQTTGTIKLKAVMPNAERKLWPGGFVNVRLLLSVRQNGLVVPAQAVQRGPQGTYVFAVKEDRTVEMRAVKVTTVEAGQALLDEGLAEGDTVVVEGTAKLQPGARISTGENRGEGQGGDGKGGQRKGRPDKSQ, from the coding sequence TTGTCTTCCTTTGATCTCAAAAATCCGGTGTGGCGCAAGCGGGCGGTGATTGTCGGCGGTTTGGCGGTGGCGGCTGGCCTGGGGCTGGCCCTGTGGCCGCAGGCCCAGCCGGCCAAGACCAACGGGCGCCCCGGCGGCCCCGACGGCAGGCCGGTGGCCGTGGTGGTGGCGAGCGCGGCGCGGCGCGACATGCCCATCTATCTCGACGCCATCGGCACGGTGCAGGCCTACAACACCGTGACGGTACGCTCGCGCGTCGACGGCGAACTGGTCGAGGTGCTGTTCCGGGAGGGCCAGGACGTCTACGTGGGCGACGTGCTGGCCCAGATCGACCCGCGCACCTACCGCGCCCAGTACGAACAGGCCCTGGCCACCCGTGACAAGGACACCGCCCAGTTGGAGGCGGCGCGGCGCGATCTCGCCCGCTATGTCGGCCTGGGCGACCGCGTTTCGGGCCAGAGCGTCGATACCCAGCGTGCCCTGGTGCGCCAGTTGGAAGCCACGGTGCGCGCCGACGAGGCGGCGGCGTCCAACGCCAAGACCATGCTGTCCTACACGGTGATCGCGGCGCCCATCGAGGGGCGGACCGGCATGCGGCTGGTGGATAGGGGCAACATCGTGCGGGCCTCGGACGCCACCGGTCTGGTGACCCTGACCCAGGTGCAGCCCATCGCCGTGGTCTTCACCCTGCCGCAGCAATCCCTGGCCGCCGTCAACGACCGGCTGCGCCAGGACGGCAAGCTGCAGGTCACGGCGCTGCAGCCCGAAACCCGCGTCCTGGCCGATACCGGCGAACTGGAACTGGTGGACAACCAGATCGACCAGACCACCGGCACCATCAAGCTGAAGGCGGTGATGCCCAATGCCGAGCGCAAGCTGTGGCCGGGCGGCTTCGTCAACGTCCGCCTGCTGCTGTCGGTACGCCAGAACGGACTGGTGGTGCCGGCCCAGGCGGTACAGCGCGGTCCGCAGGGCACCTACGTCTTCGCGGTCAAGGAGGACCGCACGGTCGAGATGCGCGCCGTCAAGGTCACTACCGTCGAGGCGGGCCAGGCCCTGCTGGACGAGGGGCTGGCCGAGGGCGATACCGTGGTGGTGGAAGGCACCGCCAAGCTGCAGCCCGGCGCGCGCATCAGCACCGGTGAGAACCGGGGCGAAGGCCAGGGCGGCGATGGCAAAGGCGGCCAGCGGAAGGGACGCCCGGACAAATCGCAATGA